Proteins encoded together in one Microcebus murinus isolate Inina chromosome 16, M.murinus_Inina_mat1.0, whole genome shotgun sequence window:
- the CKM gene encoding creatine kinase M-type, with product MPFGNTHNKFKLNYKAEDEFPDLTKHNNHMAKVLTTDIYKKLRDKETPSGFTLDDVIQTGVDNPGHPFIMTVGCVAGDEESYQVFKELFDPVIQDRHGGYKPTDKHKTDLNHENLKGGDDLDPNYVLSSRVRTGRSIKGYSLPPHCSRGERRAVEKLSVEALNSLTGEFKGKYYPLKSMTEKEQQQLIDDHFLFDKPVSPLLLASGMARDWPDARGIWHNDNKSFLVWVNEEDHLRVISMEKGGNMKEVFRRFCVGLQKIEEIFKKAGHPFMWNEHLGYVLTCPSNLGTGLRGGVHVKLANLSKHPKFEEILTRLRLQKRGTGGVDTAAVGSVFDVSNADRLGSSEVEQVQLVVDGVKLMVEMEKKLEKGQSIDDMIPAQK from the exons ATGCCGTTCGGCAACACCCACAACAAGTTCAAGCTGAACTACAAGGCTGAGGATGAGTTCCCCGACCTCACCAAGCACAACAACCACATGGCCAAGGTGCTGACCACCGACATCTACAAGAAGCTGAGGGACAAGGAGACTCCATCTGGCTTCACCTTGGACGACGTCATCCAGACGGGCGTGGACAACCCGG GTCACCCCTTCATCATGACCGTGGGCTGCGTGGCCGGTGACGAGGAGTCCTACCAGGTTTTCAAGGAGCTCTTTGACCCCGTCATCCAGGATCGGCACGGGGGCTACAAGCCCACCGACAAGCACAAGACCGACCTCAACCATGAGAACCTCAAG GGTGGAGACGACCTGGACCCCAACTACGTGCTCAGCAGCCGCGTGCGCACCGGCCGCAGCATCAAGGGCTACAGCCTGCCCCCCCACTGCTCCCGCGGCGAGCGCCGGGCCGTGGAGAAGCTCTCTGTGGAAG CCCTCAACAGCCTGACGGGCGAGTTCAAGGGGAAATACTACCCTCTCAAGAGCATGACAGAGAAGGAGCAGCAGCAGCTCATCGATGACCACTTCCTGTTCGACAAGCCCGTGTCCCCGCTGCTGCTGGCCTCAGGCATGGCCCGTGACTGGCCCGATGCCCGTGGTATCTG GCACAACGACAACAAGAGCTTCCTGGTGTGGGTGAACGAGGAGGACCACCTCCGGGTCATCTCTATGGAGAAGGGGGGCAACATGAAGGAGGTTTTCCGCCGCTTCTGCGTGGGGCTGCAGAAG ATCGAGGAGATCTTTAAGAAAGCCGGCCACCCCTTCATGTGGAACGAGCACCTGGGCTATGTGCTCACCTGCCCGTCCAACCTGGGCACTGGGTTGCGCGGGGGCGTGCATGTGAAGCTGGCGAACCTGAGCAAGCACCCCAAGTTCGAGGAGATTCTCACCCGTCTGCGCCTGCAGAAGCGGGGCACAG gtggtgtggacacagccgcCGTGGGCTCCGTGTTCGACGTGTCCAACGCCGACCGGCTGGGCTCATCCGAGGTGGAGCAGGTGCAGCTGGTGGTGGACGGTGTGAAGCTCATGGTGGAGATGGAGAAGAAGCTGGAGAAAGGCCAGTCCATCGACGACATGATCCCCGCCCAGAAGTAG